GTGGACACTCTATACTCACCCGGATCAAACGACCCTGTACTGGCAGCAGATGCCAGTATCAGCATCTTCATCCTTTCCGATATTCCGGTTTCTGCAACAGATGGGCAACGTGCCGAAGTTGAACTCTCTGCTGTAGCGACTACCGGTAGCGGCGCTCCGGGAACAAGTTTTGCAGGGCAAGGTGATGGCGGCGGCGACGCTGTTGTCGGCTCAACTGGTGCTGACGGCGAAGATAGCAGCTTTTTCCTGATCCAGGCGGCACAGGTCGCACTGGTAAAAAGTGCCACCATCGTTGATCAATTCGGTGGAACCCAGCCCGTACCAGGCGCAACGATCACCTATCAACTGGTTGCAACGATTACCGGTTCGGGCAGCCTGACCAATCTGAACATTACTGACGATATACCGGCAGACACAACCTACACGGCCGGAACCATCACATTGGAAGGGGCTTCCCTGACCGACAGCGATGCGGATGCCGATGCCGGCTCATTTGATGGCAGCGAAATAGCGGTCAGCCTGGGCACTGTGCCCGGCGGACAAACGCGCACCATCACCTTTCAAGTAACGATTGACTGAGGAATGATCATGAAAATCAACCTTTTAAAGCGTCTCGCAATAGTGGCTGCCCTGGTAATTCCAGGAATGGCACCAAGTGCTGCCATGGCTGCCAATAATGTTGCGCTGTCGAGCGACGTTTTTGTCGAACGCACGGTCAAGAAACCAAATGGCACGACCGCTGTAACGCTGGAAGCGCCAAAAACGGTCATTCCAGGCGATAATCTCGTCTTCGTTGTCAAATATAAGAATGTTGGCACCACGCCAGCCACCGATTTCTCTGTCACCAACCCGCTCCCCAAAGCGGTCGCGTTCAATGGAACGTCTGATGGCACCGAAATTGTCTCCGTAGACGGAGGCAAAAACTGGGGGCCGCTTTCGGCTCTTAAATATACGCGCGAAAATGGGGAGGTCCGCCCTGCCCTGATGAGCGACGTAACGCATATCAAGTGGAAATTTAATCGTGCCCTTTCCGTGGGTTCGGAAGGAAAACTTGTATTTCGCGGGACAGTAAAATGACCGCAAACCGTATCGGATCGCCGCGGGGGTGAAGGCGATCCACAGTAGAGTGAAACAGGAGATCAGTAATGACCAGTAAACTGAAACTTCTCGTTGCCACAAGCGCTGTTACTGCCGCAATGCTGGGTGCAAACCCGGCATTTGCTGCAGGAACGACCGCCGGCGACGCGATTACCAACAATGTTACCGTCAACTATCAGGTTGGCGGCGTATCTCAGACGGCTGAAACCGATTCTGACACGTTTACGGTTGACCGTAAGCTTGATTTGACCGTTTCGGAAGCCAATGGCGCTGCCCAATCGGTCACGCCAGGCCAGACCGCAGGCGCGCCGAACCCGGCCTTCCTGACCTATACGGTGACCAACGATTCAAACGATGTGGTTGACTTCGAATTGAGCGCTGCTCAGCAAACAACAGGCGCTGCGACACCATTCAGCGGTACCGATGACTTTGATGTTACGGGCCTGCAGATTTTCGTCGAATCCGGCGCAACTCCTGGCTATCAGCCAGCAGAAGACACCGCGACATTCATCGACGAGCTGGCTGAAGATGCCAATGCGACCGTCTATGTTGTCGGCGATATCCCATTGGGTCTCGCAACCGGTGATGCCGCAGGTATCACACTGACTGCCACCATCAAAGAGGGTGCTACAGGCGGAAGCCTTGGTGGTGATTACACCGTTAACGCCGGCGCAAATACCGAAGATGGTACCGGCGCTGCATCGAATATCGACAACGTATATGTCAATGCATCGGCTTCTGACACGGATAACTTCGTGATTTCTGCCGCCAATGTCAGCGTTGTGAAGTCCAGCACCGTGTTGTGGGATCCGGTAAATGGTAGCAGCAACCCGAAATCCATTCCGGGTGCGGTTATCGAATATTGTATCGCTGTAACCAACGCGACCGGCAGTGCGACTGCAACAAGCGTTAGCATTTCGGATGATATTTCCGCTCTGGACCTGTCCTTCTACGCGACGGCTCCAGTTTCTGGACCAGCCACCATTCCAACCGCAAACGGTGTTGTTTCTGCTCTTGCCTGTGACGGCAGCGGCACCAACGCCGATGCAAGCGGTCTGGGCGAGTCCGGCGGCATCATCAGCGGCAACCTTGGCGATGTCGCTGCGGGCGCCACTGAAACGCTGCTCTTCCGGGCAACGGTGGACTAAAAAATGAGGAAAGTGGCGGCTTTCCGGCTATTCGGAAAGTCGCCACCTCCCCTTTTTTTGGCCCCTTTTTTGGATGCGTTGGTTAACCAATCTTTTTAAGCCAGTCAGTCTGGCACTTGCTGCAGGGGCGATGATCGCGCCTGCCTCTATGGTTCCTGCACACGCCCAAAGCTTCCCTATTATAACCAATGTCGCAGAGGCGGAATGGGATGTCGGCAGCACACGCCTGCAAACCCCGTCTAATCGCGTCGATATTCAGGTCGTAGCACCCCCAACTGTACCACCAGAGATCACTTTATATCGTTTTGATGATCCGCCAGGTGCGGAACAGCTTAATCTTCCAGGAACAATCTGCAGAGGCTCCGGCGGCAATGTCCCCGTTGAGCTTCGCGGAGCGTTTTCTGGAGTTAATACCAGTCCGGCTGCAATCGCCCCAACGAGCAGCATCCGCGCTGGAGAGCCACTAATTGTCTCAGTTCTTGCCCCAAACAGGAATCTGAACAGTGCCGCTATCGATAGTTTCGATATTGTTCTCACGACGCCTTCTGGCGACCAAGAGACCATCAATATCGTTGAAACTGAGCCTAATAGCGGCCGTTTCGTTGGCATGATCAATACCGCAGCGATACCGCCTGCGCCGGTTCAGGGCGATTGCGTCCTTTCCGTGCAGCCTGGCGATCAGCTCGATGTCGGTATTGACGAGGTCAGCGGTAGTGCCATTGGCACAGTCGAAGTCGGGATTTTGATCGATCCCTTTGGTGAAACCTTCGACAGCGGCGATGGCGCCCCTGTCGATGGCACACGGGTGACGCTCATAGACGTCGCTACGGGCCTGCCAGCAGAGGTTTTCGGTGATGACGGCGTTTCTGTGTTCCCCAGCACAGTGATTTCCGGCGGAACCGTGACCGATAGCGGCGGCAATGTGTATGACTTCACCGAAGGCTTCTATCGCTTCCCCTTTGCCCGTCCCGGCCAGTACAGGCTGCTGATAGAGCCCCCAGCGCCCTATACAGCGCCATCGGCGGCCACGCCTGAAGAACTGGCGGGTTTCCGGCGTACGGACGGCCTGCCCTTCACCATCGTGGATGGCTCTTATGGCGGGATCATCACGCTGGAGGATCCGGCCCCGGTCCGGGTGGATATCCCGCTCGACAGGCCTGGCGTGCCGATAACCATCACCAAGGAGGCATCGACAGCGATTGCCGTCCCGGGAGATGCCATACAGTATCGGGTCACCGTGCAGAACAGCGATCCGGTACGGACAACCGGTGCGATAACGATTGAGGATCAGCTGCCGAACGCCATGCGCCTGCGCGTGGACACCGTACGCTATAATGGCGCCCTCGTAACGCCCATTGTGGCGCCCAACGGACAGAATTTCTCTGTCAATGTGCCCGCCCTGCCCCCAGCAGGCAGCGGATTACTAACCTATTTGGCTGAAGTCCGTCAGGACGCTAGCCCAGGAGATGCAATCAACACGGCCCAAGCGCGCGATAACCGCGGCGCCGAAAGCCTTGTTGCCAGTGTGCCCGTGCGCATACAAAGGGACGGCATCTCCGAAAGATTCACGATTATCGGCCGGATTACCGACGGCGGATGCGATGTTGACCCGCGCAAAGCCGCGGGAATTGGCGGTGTTCGCGTCATGCTGCAGGACGGAACCTACACCGTCACGGACGAAGATGGTCGCTATCATTTTGAGGGCATCAGACCCGGTTTGCACGTCGTTCAGGTCGATCCATCGACTTTCCCTGCCGATTTGGCTCCGATCAACTGTGCGCAGAATACCCGCGCCGCAGGCAGCGACATATCGCGCTTTGTCGAAGGCCGCGGTGGCGCTCTGAAACGCGCAGATTTCCGGGCTAAAGGGGTCGCTGCACGTGAAGTCACGACTGCTCAAAAATACGAGAAACCAAAAACTCTTTCCGATCAGGAAGCTGCTGGTGCCGAGCGTAACTGGCTCGCTGGCCAGGCGCCGGGCATCGCCTTTGTCTTCCCCGAAACCGGGTATAACCCACGGGTTAAATCGCTTCGGGCGGCGGTGAAGCATCGCAAAGGTCAACGTGTGGAACTCTCGCTCAACGGCGAAAAGGTCAATCCGCTGTCGTTTGAAGGCAAAGAGAAAAGCGCCAATGGATCGGTACAGATCAGTATTTGGCGCGGCTTGGACATTAAAAACCGCAAAAACACGCTCACAGCGCGGGTTTTGGACAAGAACGGCAAGCTGGTCGAGGAACTGACCCGCGAAGTCCACTATTCGGCGAGCCCGCTCAATGCAGAACTGCTCAAAGACAAATCCGTTCTTATCGCGGACGGCGTTACCCGGCCTGTGCTGGCCGTGCGCCTGACGGATCGTGACGGCCGCCCGGCCCATCACGGCGCAACCGGCGATTTCAGCGTCCCTGCCCCCTATGCCCCCGCCATTGAGGTGGATGCACAACAGGCGAACCAGCTTTCCGGCCTGGAACGCGGCGCCCCTGTGTGGCGCGTTGAGGGCGATGAAGGCATTGCCTATATCGAACTCGCGCCGACAACCGCATCCGGCTCTGTCAGCATTACTTTCCCGTTCCGCGATGGCGAAGTATCGCGCGAACAGCGTATCGAAACCTGGCTTGATCCCGGGAACCGTCCATGGACAGTGGTCGGCTTTGCCGCAGGAACCGTGGGTTTCAACACCCTCGACGAGCGTCTGGAAGATCTGACCGAGGATGATGACAACATCAATCTCGATGGCCGTGTCGCGCTCTACGCCAAAGGCCGGGTTACAGGCAAATGGCTGATGACGCTGGCTTATGACACCGACAAAGAGGAAGATGAAACACGCTTCGCCGGCGTCATTGATCCGCGCCGCTACTACACGGTCTATGCTGATCGGTCCGAGCAACGCTATGACGCCGCATCGGTGCGCCGACTCTATCTAAAACTTGAACGGCCGCAATTTTATGCGCTGTTCGGTGATTATGAGACCGGCATCAATGAACCGGAACTGGCCCGCTATCAGCGCGCCTTTAACGGTGTGAAGGCTGAATACCGTAGCGATCAGGTCAGCGCGCTGGCCTTTGGTGCGGATGCCGCCAATCGTTTCCGGCGTGAGGAAATTCAGGGCAACGGCCTGTCCGGCCCTTATGCCCTCTCCACCCGTGATATCATCGCCAACAGCGAGCGTATCACGCTGGAAACCCGCGACCGCCTGCGCTCTGACCGTATCGTCGAGCGCAAAGAACTAACGCGCCATATCGATTACGACATCGACTATCTCGCTGGCACCTTGCGTTTCCGTGAGCCGATTTTGAGCCGCAGCAGCGGCCTCGACCCGCAATTCATCATTGCCGAATATGAAGTATTGGGCGTGGGCGGCCGCGATCTGAACGCTGGTGGACGTTTGACCTATCAGTCGAAGGACAAGAAGTTCAAAATTGGTGCAACTGCCATCCATGATGAGAATGAAAGCGTCAAAAGCGATCTCGTCGGCGTGGATGTTCGCTACCGGCCCAATCTGAAAACGGAATTCCGCGCAGAGGTCGCCTCCAGTGACAGCGAAGACAAGAATGCCGATGTGCTGAACGGTGAGCCACGCGGTGCGGATAGCGCCGTCGCTTGGCTGGTCGAGGCCGAGCATCATGGCTCTAACTTCGACGTGCTCGCCTATGTCCGTCAACAATCCGCGGGCTTTGGCCTAGGTCAACTCAACGCTGCAGAAAGCGGCACGCGCAAATTCGGAATCGATACGCGGGTGCGTCTGAGTGACAAACTCTCGCTTGCCGCTAGCGGTTATCAGGAAAACTTCCTGACTTCCAACGCCCGTCGGCGCTCTGGAACAGCGGAAATCGAATATCGCAACGACAATACCGCCCTGCGCGCTGGCGTCGTCCATGCCGAAGACAGATTGTCGGACGGCACGGTCAATCGCTCAACATTAGCGCGACTTGGTGCGACGCAACGACTGTTTGACGGCAAGCTCGAACTCGACGCGCAGACCGAATTCGCATTGGGCGGACAGGATGAGAGCATAGACTTCCCTGCCCGTCACTCTGTCACGGCGCGCTATGCGATCACCAATGATATCAAATTGGTCGGCACATACGAGATTGCCGACGGCGAAAACATCGATGCCCGCACGGCCCGGATCGGTGTCGATGTCGCGCCGTGGGATGGCGCCCGTGCAGTGGTCAGCGCCAATCAACAGGAAATTACCGAATTTGGACCACGCACCTTTGCGGCTTACGGGCTTACGCAGTCTATTCCGCTCGACGACAAATGGACGATCGATTTCTCACTCGATGGCAACGAAACCTTGGGGGGTTTTGACCGCAGCGATGTGATTAATGACGAACAACCTGTCGCTTCCGGCGGTTTCCTGGGCAATGATGGCTCTTTGACCGAGGACTTTGTCGCTGTCACGGCTGGTGCCACCTATCGTCATGACGACTGGAGCTGGGTATCGCGCGCAGAATATCGCGATGGCGATCTCAGCGAGCGCTATGGATTCTCCTCTGCCGTTTTGAAACAGATTGGTGAAGGCAGTTCCCTGGGCGCCGTCGGAAGCATCTTTGTTGCAGAAGATGAAACCGGCACCAGCACAAGGGTCATCGAAGCCGAAGCCAGCTGGGCCCATCGTCCAGCGGACAGCCGCTGGTCGTGGCTTGAGAAACTCGAGTTCCGCGAAGACCGGGTACGCAACGCGACCGCAGGGACGTCCGGACCGATTGGCGGCGCGCCGCTTCTCGTCAACGGGGACGT
This DNA window, taken from Parasphingorhabdus litoris DSM 22379, encodes the following:
- a CDS encoding DUF11 domain-containing protein, which translates into the protein MRWLTNLFKPVSLALAAGAMIAPASMVPAHAQSFPIITNVAEAEWDVGSTRLQTPSNRVDIQVVAPPTVPPEITLYRFDDPPGAEQLNLPGTICRGSGGNVPVELRGAFSGVNTSPAAIAPTSSIRAGEPLIVSVLAPNRNLNSAAIDSFDIVLTTPSGDQETINIVETEPNSGRFVGMINTAAIPPAPVQGDCVLSVQPGDQLDVGIDEVSGSAIGTVEVGILIDPFGETFDSGDGAPVDGTRVTLIDVATGLPAEVFGDDGVSVFPSTVISGGTVTDSGGNVYDFTEGFYRFPFARPGQYRLLIEPPAPYTAPSAATPEELAGFRRTDGLPFTIVDGSYGGIITLEDPAPVRVDIPLDRPGVPITITKEASTAIAVPGDAIQYRVTVQNSDPVRTTGAITIEDQLPNAMRLRVDTVRYNGALVTPIVAPNGQNFSVNVPALPPAGSGLLTYLAEVRQDASPGDAINTAQARDNRGAESLVASVPVRIQRDGISERFTIIGRITDGGCDVDPRKAAGIGGVRVMLQDGTYTVTDEDGRYHFEGIRPGLHVVQVDPSTFPADLAPINCAQNTRAAGSDISRFVEGRGGALKRADFRAKGVAAREVTTAQKYEKPKTLSDQEAAGAERNWLAGQAPGIAFVFPETGYNPRVKSLRAAVKHRKGQRVELSLNGEKVNPLSFEGKEKSANGSVQISIWRGLDIKNRKNTLTARVLDKNGKLVEELTREVHYSASPLNAELLKDKSVLIADGVTRPVLAVRLTDRDGRPAHHGATGDFSVPAPYAPAIEVDAQQANQLSGLERGAPVWRVEGDEGIAYIELAPTTASGSVSITFPFRDGEVSREQRIETWLDPGNRPWTVVGFAAGTVGFNTLDERLEDLTEDDDNINLDGRVALYAKGRVTGKWLMTLAYDTDKEEDETRFAGVIDPRRYYTVYADRSEQRYDAASVRRLYLKLERPQFYALFGDYETGINEPELARYQRAFNGVKAEYRSDQVSALAFGADAANRFRREEIQGNGLSGPYALSTRDIIANSERITLETRDRLRSDRIVERKELTRHIDYDIDYLAGTLRFREPILSRSSGLDPQFIIAEYEVLGVGGRDLNAGGRLTYQSKDKKFKIGATAIHDENESVKSDLVGVDVRYRPNLKTEFRAEVASSDSEDKNADVLNGEPRGADSAVAWLVEAEHHGSNFDVLAYVRQQSAGFGLGQLNAAESGTRKFGIDTRVRLSDKLSLAASGYQENFLTSNARRRSGTAEIEYRNDNTALRAGVVHAEDRLSDGTVNRSTLARLGATQRLFDGKLELDAQTEFALGGQDESIDFPARHSVTARYAITNDIKLVGTYEIADGENIDARTARIGVDVAPWDGARAVVSANQQEITEFGPRTFAAYGLTQSIPLDDKWTIDFSLDGNETLGGFDRSDVINDEQPVASGGFLGNDGSLTEDFVAVTAGATYRHDDWSWVSRAEYRDGDLSERYGFSSAVLKQIGEGSSLGAVGSIFVAEDETGTSTRVIEAEASWAHRPADSRWSWLEKLEFREDRVRNATAGTSGPIGGAPLLVNGDVTSRRIINSLSVNYTPIDADDGFFTESGEYSFFWGSRYVFDKFGEDDVKGWSNVIGADVKFDLSDTIDIGGQATARIGTDFDTIAYSGGPSIGITPFKNGYISLGYNVVGFEDRDFEESRYTRDGPFITFRLKFDQQTLGNLGL
- a CDS encoding DUF11 domain-containing protein gives rise to the protein MLRIKNLSRRHRCISAFMALVAGTGSFAIGAPSAHAAGTIAGTDIVNVAQATYDGPGGSVVVDSNTVTITVDELLDVTVASSDPGDIAVDSGATQQVTSYQVTNTGNGSEAFTLSADTAKGGDDFDTSNAVIYLDADSNGVFDPGVDTLYSPGSNDPVLAADASISIFILSDIPVSATDGQRAEVELSAVATTGSGAPGTSFAGQGDGGGDAVVGSTGADGEDSSFFLIQAAQVALVKSATIVDQFGGTQPVPGATITYQLVATITGSGSLTNLNITDDIPADTTYTAGTITLEGASLTDSDADADAGSFDGSEIAVSLGTVPGGQTRTITFQVTID